GGACATTAACGGTAACAGGAAATGCAGATCCGTATGAAATCATAGTCCGAACAAGAAAAGCAGGAAAATATGCAGACGTGGTGAGCATCGGGGCTCCTCCTCCACCGCCTAAACAAGAGCCTCCTAAGAAACCAGGTCCAGATGAGAATAAGAAGAAGCAAGAGGAGAAGAAGACTACTGAACAGAAGGCCCAAATCCATGATCCTCTCACTTGTCCCCAATGTCAACGCATTGTTTTTGTTCCAGTGGGTTATGAGGAGCCCAGCCCCTCGTGCTCCATCATGTGATCACCTAacctataaataataattacatgTAGATGCACTGGTCGAGTAATTTTTGAAGATATGTTCAGAAAATTCGGAAGATTTATTTTGGTGAACCCTATCAAGATCTTCATgagaattttgtttttttttttgtttttatgtaaatttatCAAGCCATGTGGAACTATTTGTTAAAAGTCTGAGCCAAGTTTAATACACACATTTTAAACTTGTAATAACAAACAAATAGTCGATGATGGAAGAACGGTAATTTATTATAATCAGGATGCTTATTTCACTTTCCCTTTTGGCTTCAAGTTTTCCAAAAGGATTGCTGCCTGAGAGGAAACTCACAAATCTTATTTATTTTCCATCATTTAAGGCTTCCAATGTTATGGGACACCCACTCCTCAGTCTAGGAATATGAGCCTTCTTTTCTAGGCTGGGATCATGATCTTGAATTGTCCACCTGTGTACATGTTATGAATGTTTGTATGTATACAATtagtgaaattaaaataatataattaatttttttttcaataataattagaaaaaaaaaaaaaaaaagacaatttGTCTACTCACCTGTACCCACTGGTTAGACGATGCAGAAACACCAACAGGGTGAGTTTGGCCATATTCATTCCTAGACAAGTCCTTGGTCCTGATCCAAATGGTATAAAACTGTATGGTTTTCGCATTTCCTGATACATTAAAATATAGATAACTAATCAATCTCATCTTAATTATGAAACTTTAGAGGAACCACACAATCAAGAGATAACACGTCAAAAAAAGACAAACTAAGTATAAAACATTCTTCGAACACACAATCTCTGTTTATCATATGTGCTATGGCTTGACAAGATCTTTTCTCAAATTCTCCCAAAACCTTCACTTCCT
The Manihot esculenta cultivar AM560-2 chromosome 1, M.esculenta_v8, whole genome shotgun sequence genome window above contains:
- the LOC110622085 gene encoding heavy metal-associated isoprenylated plant protein 43 encodes the protein MVQRTVLKVDVSCQKCKTKLLKAVSALQGVDKMEVDEGKGTLTVTGNADPYEIIVRTRKAGKYADVVSIGAPPPPPKQEPPKKPGPDENKKKQEEKKTTEQKAQIHDPLTCPQCQRIVFVPVGYEEPSPSCSIM